Proteins encoded by one window of Bos javanicus breed banteng chromosome 22, ARS-OSU_banteng_1.0, whole genome shotgun sequence:
- the WDR6 gene encoding tRNA (34-2'-O)-methyltransferase regulator WDR6 — protein MGRRAVVIGPRRRPPLPLLPVATGAVELQRSSTPEGSSRESSAPFLAVAAAAARGTAMDAHEDYVWPRATSELILLPVTGLECVGERLLAGEGPDVLVYTLDFGGHLRMMKRVQNLLGHYLIHGFRVRPEPNGDLDSEVMVAAFGSKGLRIVKISWGQGRFRELWRSGLWNMSDWIWDARWLEGNIALALGHNSVVLYDPVVGCSLQDVPCTDRCTLSSACLIGDTWKELTVVAGAVSNQLLVWYPAAALKDDKPVVPDRRVSGHVGVIFSMSYLESKGLLATASEDRSVRIWKVGDLRVPGGRVQNIGHCFGHSARVWQVKLLENYLISAGEDCVCLVWSHEGEILQAFRGHQGRGIRALAAHERQAWVITGGDDSGIRLWHLVGRGHPGSGVFALSFKSHSRPGVLKAVTLAGSWRVLAVTDAGALYLYDLEVKCWEQLLEDKRFQSYCLLEAAPGPEGFGLCALANGEGRVKVVPINTPTAAVDLTLFPGKVHSLSWALRGYEELLLLASGPGGVVACLEISAAPSGKAIFVKERCRYLLPPSKQRWHTCSAFLPPGDFLVCGDRRGSVLLYPSRPDLLKDLGVVSKVGAITSAPGAGSGEGEPSLAEWGPMSTLPSLHGKQGVTSVTCHGGYVYTTGRDGSYYQLFVRGGQLQPVLRQKPCRGMNWVAGVRMVADGNMVILGFHANEFVVWSPRSHEKLHIINCGGGHRSWAFSDTEAAMAFAYLKDGDVMLYRALGGCTRPHVILRESLHGREITCVKRVGSITLGPESGVPSFLQPDHTEPGEPVEPGSEGPGLIDIVITCSEDTTVCVLALPTATGSAHALTAVCNHISSVRAVAVWGVGTPGGPQDPQPGLTAHVVSAGGRAEMHCFTIMVTPDPSPPSRLACHVMHLSSHRLDEYWDRQRHRHRMIKVDPETRYMSLAVCELDRPGLGPLVAAACSDGAVRLFLLQDSGRRLQLLAETFHHKRCVLKVHAFTHEAPNRRRRLFLCSAATDGSLAFWDLTTMLDQDSPALEAAADLGLPFQLGSPCLTVQAHSCGVNSLHTLPTREGHLVASGSEDGSLHVFVLAVEMPELEEAVGGAELLPQLQVLEEYSVPCAHAAHVTGLKILSPSLMVSASIDQRLTFWRLGHGEPTFMNSTVYHVADVADMDCWPVSPEFGHRCALGGQGLEVYNWYD, from the exons GTGAGGGGCCAGATGTCCTGGTATACACCTTGGATTTTGGTGGACATCTGCGGATGATGAAGCGAGTGCAGAACCTGCTTGGCCACTATCTTATCCATGGGTTCCGAGTGCGACCAGAACCCAACGGAGACCTTGACTCGGAGGTCATGGTGGCGGCGTTTGGCAGCAAGGGCCTCCGAATTGTGAAAATTAGCTGGGGACAGGGCCGCTTCCGGGAGCTGTGGCGCTCTGGCCTGTGGAACATGTCTGACTGGATCTGGGATGCCCGTTGGCTCGAGGGGAACATTGCCTTGGCCCTGGGCCACAACTCGGTGGTGCTGTATGACCCCGTGGTAGGGTGCAGCCTGCAGGATGTGCCCTGCACGGACAGGTGCACCCTCTCCTCGGCCTGTCTAATCGGAGACACCTGGAAGGAGCTGACCGTAGTGGCTGGCGCTGTTTCCAACCAGCTCCTGGTCTGGTACCCAGCAGCTGCTCTAAAAGACGATAAGCCTGTAGTCCCCGACCGACGGGTCAGTGGGCACGTGGGGGTCATCTTCAGCATGTCTTACCTAGAAAGCAAGGGCTTACTGGCCACAGCTTCTGAGGATCGAAGCGTTCGCATTTGGAAGGTGGGTGACCTGCGGGTTCCCGGGGGCCGGGTCCAGAATATTGGGCACTGCTTTGGGCACAGCGCCCGTGTCTGGCAGGTCAAGCTCCTCGAGAATTACCTTATCAGTGCAGGAGAAGACTGTGTGTGCTTGGTGTGGAGCCATGAAGGCGAAATCCTCCAGGCCTTTCGGGGCCACCAGGGCCGTGGGATCCGTGCCCTAGCAGCCCATGAGAGGCAGGCCTGGGTGATCACTGGGGGTGATGACTCAGGCATCCGGCTGTGGCACCTGGTAGGGCGTGGGCACCCGGGTTCGGGGGTCTTTGCGCTCTCCTTCAAGTCCCACAGCAGACCAGGTGTCCTCAAGGCTGTGACGCTGGCTGGCTCGTGGCGAGTACTGGCTGTGACTGACGCAGGGGCCCTGTACCTCTATGACCTCGAAGTCAAGTGCTGGGAGCAGCTGCTGGAGGACAAGCGCTTTCAGTCCTACTGCCTCCTGGAGGCAGCCCCTGGTCCCGAGGGCTTCGGACTGTGTGCTCTGGCCAACGGGGAAGGGCGCGTCAAGGTTGTACCCATCAACACTCCGACTGCAGCTGTGGACCTGACCCTGTTCCCAGGGAAGGTGCACAGCCTGAGCTGGGCCTTGAGAGGCTACGAGGAGCTTCTGTTGCTAGCATCGGGCCCCGGCGGCGTGGTGGCTTGCCTGGAGATCTCTGCGGCACCCTCTGGCAAGGCCATCTTTGTCAAGGAACGTTGCCGCTACCTCCTGCCTCCAAGCAAGCAGAGGTGGCACACGTGCAGTGCCTTCCTCCCCCCAGGCGACTTCCTGGTGTGTGGGGACCGCCGGGGCTCTGTGTTGCTGTATCCCTCCCGACCAGATCTGCTCAAGGATCTTGGGGTGGTGAGCAAGGTTGGGGCGATCACCTCAGCGCCCGGAGCAGGCAGTGGTGAGGGGGAGCCCTCCTTGGCTGAGTGGGGCCCTATGTCCACCCTCCCTTCTCTGCACGGGAAACAGGGTGTGACCTCAGTCACCTGCCACGGTGGCTACGTGTACACCACAGGGCGTGACGGTTCCTACTACCAGCTCTTTGTGCGAGGCGGGCAGCTCCAGCCAGTGCTAAGGCAAAAGCCCTGTCGGGGGATGAACTGGGTGGCTGGGGTCCGTATGGTGGCCGACGGGAACATGGTCATCCTGGGTTTCCATGCCAATGAGTTCGTGGTGTGGAGCCCCCGCTCGCATGAGAAGCTGCACATCATCAATTGTGGCGGAGGGCACCGCTCCTGGGCCTTCTCTGACACCGAGGCAGCCATGGCCTTCGCCTACCTCAAGGATGGCGACGTGATGCTCTACCGGGCTCTGGGTGGCTGCACGCGGCCACATGTGATTCTCCGGGAAAGCCTGCACGGCCGGGAGATCACTTGTGTAAAGCGTGTGGGCAGCATCACCCTGGGGCCTGAGTCTGGGGTGCCCAGCTTCCTGCAGCCTGACCACACGGAGCCCGGCGAGCCTGTCGAGCCCGGCAGTGAGGGCCCTGGCCTGATCGACATCGTGATCACGTGCAGTGAGGACACCACCGTCTGTGTCCTGGCGCTCCCCACAGCCACAGGCTCGGCCCATGCGCTTACAGCGGTCTGTAACCACATCTCCTCGGTGCGTGCAGTGGCTGTGTGGGGTGTTGGCACCCCAGGTGGCCCTCAGGATCCTCAGCCAGGCCTGACCGCCCATGTGGTATCTGCGGGGGGCAGGGCTGAGATGCACTGCTTCACAATCATGGTCACCCCAGACCCCAGCCCCCCAAGCCGTCTTGCCTGCCACGTCATGCACCTTTCATCACACCGGCTCGACGAATACTGGGACCGGCAGCGCCACCGGCACCGGATGATCAAGGTGGACCCTGAGACCAG GTACATGTCCCTAGCTGTGTGTGAGCTGGACCGGCCTGGCCTTGGCCCGCTTGTGGCTGCCGCCTGTAGTGATGGGGCAGTGAG GCTCTTTCTCTTGCAGGACTCTGGGCGGCGACTGCAGCTGCTGGCTGAAACCTTCCACCACAAGCGCTGTGTCCTCAAGGTGCACGCCTTCACACACGAGGCACCCAATCGGCGGCG GAGGCTGTTCCTGTGCAGCGCAGCCACCGACGGCAGCTTGGCCTTCTGGGACCTCACCACCATGCTGGACCAAGACTCCCCTGCCCTGGAGGCTGCAGCGGACCTTGGGCTGCCCTTCC agCTGGGCAGCccctgcctgacagtgcaggctCACAGCTGTGGTGTCAACAGCCTGCACACCCTGCCCACCCGTGAGGGCCACCTCGTGGCCAGTGGCAGCGAGGACGGCTCCCTCCACGTCTTTGTGCTTGCCGTGGAGATGCCGGAGTTGGAGGAAGCGGTGGGGGGTGCTGAGCTGCTGCCCCAGCTGCAAGTGCTGGAGGAGTACTCCGTCCCCTGTGCGCACGCTGCCCATGTGACAGGCCTCAAGATCTTAAGCCCCAGCCTCATGGTCTCGGCCTCCATCGACCAACGGCTGACCTTCTGGCGTTTGGGGCATGGTGAACCCACCTTTATGAACAGCACGGTGTACCACGTAGCAGATGTGGCCGACATGGACTGCTGGCCCGTGAGCCCAGAGTTTGGCCACCGTTGTGCTCTGGGGGGCCAGGGTCTTGAGGTCTACAACTGGTACGACTAA